CCCTGCTGCATTTTGGTCGTTCTGTAAGCCCGAATTTAGGTGGTCAGCTATTTTTCGAAGAACATTCTTACCGCTTTACCCTTGCCCCTACAGCTGACAACAAGCTTATCTTTTCAGAAGAAATCATCAGCCCGTTCAATGGAGACCAAGAGGTTGCTTTGGGTCATGCTGAAAGCATTTTTCCCGATCAAAAAGGTACGCAGGCCAACGGAAGCACGTCATTCATGCAGCAAATAAAGTACTGGCGCGTCTATCACTTTCACGATACAGGGGAGAATGCGCGGCTCAAACAACTTGGCAATCTGAACGACTACCGGGCACTGAGAGCCGACGGCTCAAACCTTGCAGCTTTTTTGTACTTTCTGAAAAATAAGTACCCTCAGCATTTTCATCGTATTCTCAAAACACTACAGCTTGTTGCTCCTTTTTTTGGAAACTTCCTTCTGGAGCCCAATCCTTATCATCCTGAAAAAATTGAGTTAGAGTGGCTTGAACAGGGAAACGATATCCCGTTTAAAGCACACATTCTATCAGACGGAACCCTCCGGTTCATTTGTCTGGCTACCCTGCTTTTACAGCCAGAAGAGCTCCAGCCGGAAACTATCCTAATTGACGAACCTGAACTCGGCCTGCATCCCTATGCCATACAAGTACTTGCGTCCATGCTGCGCTCAGTTTCCGTAAAAAAACAGCTCATCATTTCAACACAATCAACCGAACTGCTTAATCAGGTTGAATTAGAGCATGTGATCATCGCTGAGCGTAAAAACGGCTTGACGCACTTTTTTCGGCCTGACGCTAAGGATTTTGAAGAATGGATGGAAGAATATTCCCTCGGTGAACTTTGGCAAAAAAACCTCCTCGGCGGGAGACCCTGAAGGTGAAACGCGTCATCATTTTTTGTGAAGGTCAAACGGAGGAGACCTTCGTTCGGACCGTTTTAGCCCCTCACTTCCAGGGGCTTTCGATTTGGATCTACCCGGTATTGCTGAAAACAAGCTCGTCCGGGAGAGGGGGTGTTGTCACCTACGGGAAAATCAAACGCCAACTCATCCGCAAATGTAAGGAAGACCCCTCAGCATGGATTACGACCATGATTGATTTTTACGGTCTTCCGCAAGATTTCCCCATTTTTGAGCGATTTCAGCAACTTGCGGACACTATTAACGCTGCTGAAGCTGCTTTTGAGCAAGATATTGCCGCTCCGAACCTCATCGCAAATATCATTGTCCACGAGTTTGAAGGATTGCTCTTTAGCTCTCCCGATGCTTTCGCTGTTTTTACAGATGCCCCTGAAATACCTGCTCAGATTCAAAAGATCAGACAGCAATTTGACACCCCCGAAGAAATCGATGGCGGCCATGCAACAGCGCCGTCAAAAAGAATTTTGCAGCTATGGCGCGGCTATGATAAAGTTTTGTTTGGAAGCCTGATTGCCCTCGAAGCCGGCCTCGAAACCATCCGCGCCGCTTGCCCTCATTTTAACAGGTGGATAACCAAACTCGAAAACCTGTGATAATTTTATCCAAAAACAAAGCCCGCCCCCGAATATATGATCCGGAGGCGGGCTTTTTTATAGAGTGCTTGCTGAAGCGCCTTGTAGCGCAAATTCAGCTTGAAGTTACTTGATGAGGGTCATTTTCTCCGTACGCACCTGACCGTTGGTTTCCAGGCGGTAGAGATACACGCCTGATGACAGTCTTGAAGCGTCGAAAGTTACGGTGTGGAAACCGCTCGTCATTTGGGTGTTCACCAGCGTAGCAACGCGCTGACCCGCAACATTAAACACATCGAGACGAACGTCACCGCTTTGCGGCAGCCCGAAGGTGATGTTGGTTGTTGGGTTGAAGGGGTTCGGATAGTTCTGACGCAGCTCAACCGTAGTCGGAACATCCAGGGTTTCTTCGTCAACGTTCACGACGGGCGGGCTTAGGTCAAACTGTCCCACAAAGCGCGACGTTGTGCCGCTCGGAATGTTGTAACCCGGAAGATTTGGCAGCGGGTTCAGCTGCGCCGGTGCGGCTTCCTCTTCCGGCTCAAAGGTAAAGGTGTAGCTGTCGCCCAGCCCCATACTTATGGTTTCGCCCGTCACCTGATCCACAAGGCTGAACGCATTGAAGTTATCGGCTTCCCCTGAAATATTGACCAGCGAAAGAGTGAGATCCCCGGCAAAGCTTGCGTCAAAATGCATGGGCAGCTCAACTACCGTATCAGCGGTATTTAAGGGCAAAGAGTTAATCGTTCTGGGTCGATTATTTGCAACGGAATACAGGTAAAGGAATTCATCACTCACTGAGCTGAGCAAATCTGCATCATAATCATCGTAGCCGGCATCTCCATCTTCAGAGAACATCACAACTTTATAGCTGGTGAAATCTCCGCTTGTAAGGGTGAAGGTGTAGTAGGCCGCAAAGGGGTTGCTGCGCATACTGCCATCCGTAAGTTCTTCCTGATCAAAAACAATACTAGCATTGCCGCCGCGTGCCCGTGCCCAGAAGCCCTCGAAAGCGTTGATCTGTCCGGTAAACTTCTGTCCGGTTGGTACGCCAGCGGGGAAGTAATCATGCCCATTCCATGCAATGAAGCCGCCGTTTCCGCCATTCAGGGAAGGCACCCAAACCTGGAATGAACGGGATACGTTGGCCAGGTTGTCCTCTGAAATACGACCAAGGTTAATGGCCGTATTGTAGGGGTTGCCAAGGAGGTTCCAGCCCTGCTGCGGAGAGCCCGCAGCACCACCTATCGGGAAAATCAATTGATTGGTGAGCGGTCTGACGAAAGGAGAGCGGTTAAGAAAACCAATGCCACGGATAAAGCCCGGCAGATCGTCCCCGAAGATGTAGGTCAACAGGGCCTCACCGGCCTGCAGCTCGTAGTCTGCTGAAGGCGCAGCGACCAGACCGGTTGAGCCCATCACATAAACAGAAGGCTCTCCCGTAGCTTCATCCGCACCGGGGAATCCCTGTGTGGCGAAGTTGGAAAGGGTTTCACCAAGGGTAGCCCCTTCAACAGGTGGGGAAACGATACGCCAGCCTTCTCCTCCGGAAAGGAAACGCTGTAAGGTTACGCGCTCACGCACATCGAGAATGACCGTTACCGTTTCGTTGCCAACCAGCGGATCAGAGGTAAGCGTAACCCCGAAAGCGTACAGCTCCTCATCAAGTGCGCTGGTATCAACCGTAAAGTTGATCGTACGTGACTGTCCGCTTGGCACAAAGCCCGCCGGACTTTCAAAGCTGATGGCTTCTGCGGGTAGCGGGAGAGTACCATCCGGAAGGTCTTCAAAAGTCGCTGAAACTGTATAATTGTAAGTAGCTCCACCGCTGGCACTTACAGAAAAGCTTCCTTCAAAAACTTCGGCGGTGCTTGCATCTGACTCAATCGGTGCATCCGGTACCTGTACGACCGGCAGCGGGGCATCCACCGAAACCGAGAAGTCAGGTCTGGAAACATTGAAAAAGATGTGATTGTCAGCTTTTACCTTTATGCGGGCATCAGAGGTGTTCAGGCCGTCAGGTACGGTTACAAAAGCGGCCCCGTTGTTGGGCACATTTTCCGCAAGTATAGTATCAAAGTTTTCCCCTCCGTCTGTAGAGAAGTAAATGCTTACGGTTTCAGCGTTAATTGGGTCTGCGTTGGTGTTGGCTACATCCCAGGCCACAAGTGATACAGTGCCGGCTCGCCAGTTCGTCCCTTGTGCGGGTACCGGTACAATAAATGGTCCGGCAGCTTCTGTTACAGCGAACTGCACTTCTGCGAAACCAACGCCACCACCGCCCTGAAAGTTATCGCGTGCCGAAAGGCGGAAACGCATATTTCTGTTATAGTTGGGCAGGAATTCACCAATACTGGGGTTACCGCTCAGTACATTTTGAAGACGAGGAAACATACGGACCGGTTCTTCATTACCCGGGAACGAGCGGAATAAGGGCGCATTGCCTACCGGCTGTGTAGGCGCACCTGCAGGCCCGAGGTCGAACTGCTCCCAGGTGAAGACGAGCTCGTTGCCCTGCGGATCCACGCCGGAACCCTCCAGGATGAAAGGCGTGCTGACCGGCATGGTAAGTCCTGTAAGACCACCCTCTACAACAGGGGGTTCATTTCCTGTTGGTGTCGTTTCTCCGCAATTGCTGCCTGTACCACTGTGGGCAAAATTCGACATCTGAATAATACTGAAAAGATGGAAATACGGATCTGTGGTGAACTGAAGGTTATGTGCCCCGCAAATTCCTGCGTATCCCATAATGGTACTGCCGCTACCCGGCTCATAAGCACCACCCGCCGTACGATTCGAACCGCAACTGCCGGCTGTACCATTAAAGGTGTGCAACGCATTGTACTGATGGCCGATTTCATGGGCAACGAAATCAATGTAAAACGGATCGTTAATCGGCTGAGGAAGCCCCGTCACACCGCGCGCTTTCTGCCCGTTCACACACACAGATCCTAAAGCGGCAACCCCGCCGCCACCGGTTGAGAATACGTGACCAATATCATAGTTCGCAGGGCCAATCAGGTTGTCAATTCTGGCCTGATTTTGCCCGAGCATCGTAAAACCATTATTGTTAGCATAATCTGACGGATTTGTAGAGATCAGAATCTCATTATTGTCAATCAGCACCATGTTGGAGGATACCTCGGTTTCATACAAACCATTTACCCTGTTCATGGCAACCACGATAGCGGCCATAGCGCAGGCAATCGGATCATCAGGTGTTGCACAGCGGTTTGGCTGACTATGGAAGGTGGTATACTGTGCCGTTGCTGCCATCGCGAGGCGGTAGGTACGCAGCTCTGTGCCGCTGAAGGCCGGCGCTTCTTTATAGATGGCTGCTTCAGCCTCGCGTTTGATGGCCTCATCATGTACGATGGGCTCGTGCTGCTCAACACCCATGCGCTGCCGGAATGAGACAACATAGTTTTCACGGTTGTAAACCATCACCAACTCAGGCTGCTGCGCTGAGAACGGATCAATATAAAAGGTTCCCGAGGCACTGCGGATCATACCGTGGAAGCCGGCGGCTGTAAAACTGATTCGTCCGTAGGCAGTCGGATCATCAATACCACCTACGCGGTATGTTTTGAAATCAGGAAACCTCGCCGCAAGCCCTTCTTCCATAACCGAAGACGCTACCGCATAAAAACGCTGCAGGCTTCCATCGGGCATGGGTAATGTAATTTGAGCTCCCTGTAAAATCCGCCCTGCAGCCTGCTTAGGGGCCGTTGCAAGCTCCGTTTTAAGATTTTGGAGGCTGAGCTCAGCGGATTTGTAAGCCACAGGATGTACGTCGCGCTGACTCTCTACTGCCTGGGAAACTTCCGTGAAGCGCCAGAAGGAATCGCTGCTTTGCTGTGCCTGCAGAGGTGCACCGGCAAAAAGCGGAAGCACAACTACGAGTACAAGCATCATTTTAAACAATGGTATACTACTTTTCATAATGTGAGATAATCTTAGTGTTGAGGTAAACCCTGCACAGCTAAAGGCCTTATCTAAAAGCACCCGATTTAGCCGAAATTAAGTATAGCATTTCAGTCTGAGTCAGGTGCTTCATTTAATAGACGCAGGGTTGTTTGTGAGCGGAACGGGGCTTGAAAGCATCCGCCGGGCAATCAGGTCGTAAGATTCTGCTATGCCCGGCGGGAAGCTAATTTTAAAGTTATATGTTTCTTTGCTCTTTTTAAAAGTATTGTTATTACAAATAAGCACTAAGGAATAGCTCCTGCGCTATGGCTTACTGACAGCGGTTACTTGCCAGTTCCCCGTTGATGATGACCGTGCATACCCGGCTTGTGTACTCAAACGGATCGCCTTCCCACAGCACTACGTCGGCATCTTTACCCCGTTCGAGCGAACCTGTGCGGTCGTCTATGCCGAGGAAGCGGGCGGCGTCAATAGTGAGTGCACGCAGCCCATGCTCAAAGGGCAGTCCGTTTGCAACTGCAATTGCGGTTTCAAAGTGCACGACCCTGGTTTTGGGTACGTAGCCTTCAAAGCCGCTCTGGAAGGTAAAGGGAATACCGGCTTCGGCGAGCTTAGCCGCCGTGTTAAAGGCCGCGTTGGTGGTTTCGCCCCGGGTGCGCACCATGGTCGGGTGCAGGATGATGTGCACGCCGGCCTCCTTCAGCTCATCAATCAGCAAATAGGCTTCAGAGGCCCCTTCAAGTACAAGCTCAAAGCCGAACTCCTGCTGCAGACGAAGGGCCGACATCATTTCTGACACCTGATGTGCATGGATCATCGCCCGCATTTCCCCGTTGAGTATGCTTACCATGGTTTCCATTTTTAAATCACGGGTCGGGTTCTCCTGAGCGCTGTACTCCTGCGCTTTAATGAACTCAGCACGCAGCATGGCCATCATACGGGAGCGCGTACCGGGCGAACCGCCGTAGTTTGAACTCACCGTCGGGCCGAGCGTAAATGCCACCATAGCTGCGGGATTTATGACAGCTTCTTCCACGGTATGGCCCCATGTTTTTGCGATAAGCGTCTGCCCGCTGGCGAGGGCGCCGGGTCCGTGCCCGGTGTGAACGGTTGTGACGCCGAGATTTCGCAGCCATACGACGAGGTCTTCGCGGGCATTGTAGGCGTCAATGGCACGAAGATCGGGCTGAAACGGGTTCGAAGTTTCGAGCTGATCCTGATCATGCGGAATATTCAGAATGCCGGACAGCCCCACAACCGAACGGGTATCGATAATGCCGGGCGTCACAAACGGGGCTTCGTAAACATCGAAGCCGTCCGGTATGCTCACACGGGAAGCCGGCCCTACGCGATCGATACGCCCATTGCGGATAAGCACGACACCATTTTCGATCGGATCACCGGCCATGGTATACACGGTTTCCCCTTTAACGGCTATATCTTGAGCGTTCAGCTGCGCAACGGGGGCAGAACAGGCCGCGAACAACCATCCAAGCATCAGCGGCAGCATCATATACATTTTCGGATACGCTTTCATTGTGATCCTCCTGCGGAATAGTGGTCGAAATAGTCCCCGCGGTACACTTCATGTCCGCCGGTTGCATAGGGAAGCTGATCCGGATTGGCGCGATCAAATACTTTATTGCCTTCCACCCAGGTTTGCTGCACATGGGTGTACACGCTGAATGGGTCGCCGGTGAGGAGGATGAAATCGGCATCTTTGCCGGGCTCAAGCGAACCAACCCGGTCTTCAAGATCGAGCTGCCGGGCCGCTGCGATGGTCAGTGCTTCGAGCGCTTTTTCGCGGCTCATGCCATCACGAACCGCAAAAGCCGCCATTCGGAAAAACAGGCGGGAATCGGTCACGCTGTCGTCGGTATGGAAGGAAACCTCGGCACCGGCTTCTTCGAGCACGCGCCCGGATTTGTAAAGCAGGTTCACGGCTTCGAGCTTCCCGCCCGGGGTATCGAGCACGATGATCGAGCTTGGAACACCGGCGGCTGCGATTTCATCAGCTACAAGCCAGGCGTCCGTTACGTGGTGCAGCACCACACGAAAGCCAAATTCACGCTGCATACGCAGTACCGTGAGGATGTCATCATGCCGGTGTGTGTGAAAATGGACAATTCTGTCGCCGTTCAGGGCTTCCAC
This genomic stretch from Cyclonatronum proteinivorum harbors:
- a CDS encoding amidohydrolase family protein; amino-acid sequence: MKAYPKMYMMLPLMLGWLFAACSAPVAQLNAQDIAVKGETVYTMAGDPIENGVVLIRNGRIDRVGPASRVSIPDGFDVYEAPFVTPGIIDTRSVVGLSGILNIPHDQDQLETSNPFQPDLRAIDAYNAREDLVVWLRNLGVTTVHTGHGPGALASGQTLIAKTWGHTVEEAVINPAAMVAFTLGPTVSSNYGGSPGTRSRMMAMLRAEFIKAQEYSAQENPTRDLKMETMVSILNGEMRAMIHAHQVSEMMSALRLQQEFGFELVLEGASEAYLLIDELKEAGVHIILHPTMVRTRGETTNAAFNTAAKLAEAGIPFTFQSGFEGYVPKTRVVHFETAIAVANGLPFEHGLRALTIDAARFLGIDDRTGSLERGKDADVVLWEGDPFEYTSRVCTVIINGELASNRCQ
- a CDS encoding AAA family ATPase, which translates into the protein MMPHQISRIRITGYKSIQSCDLALGKLNILIGPNGAGKSNFISFFRLLRHLFSHNLQFYVGKQGGPDALLHFGRSVSPNLGGQLFFEEHSYRFTLAPTADNKLIFSEEIISPFNGDQEVALGHAESIFPDQKGTQANGSTSFMQQIKYWRVYHFHDTGENARLKQLGNLNDYRALRADGSNLAAFLYFLKNKYPQHFHRILKTLQLVAPFFGNFLLEPNPYHPEKIELEWLEQGNDIPFKAHILSDGTLRFICLATLLLQPEELQPETILIDEPELGLHPYAIQVLASMLRSVSVKKQLIISTQSTELLNQVELEHVIIAERKNGLTHFFRPDAKDFEEWMEEYSLGELWQKNLLGGRP
- a CDS encoding DUF4276 family protein — its product is MKRVIIFCEGQTEETFVRTVLAPHFQGLSIWIYPVLLKTSSSGRGGVVTYGKIKRQLIRKCKEDPSAWITTMIDFYGLPQDFPIFERFQQLADTINAAEAAFEQDIAAPNLIANIIVHEFEGLLFSSPDAFAVFTDAPEIPAQIQKIRQQFDTPEEIDGGHATAPSKRILQLWRGYDKVLFGSLIALEAGLETIRAACPHFNRWITKLENL
- a CDS encoding M12 family metallo-peptidase; this encodes MKSSIPLFKMMLVLVVVLPLFAGAPLQAQQSSDSFWRFTEVSQAVESQRDVHPVAYKSAELSLQNLKTELATAPKQAAGRILQGAQITLPMPDGSLQRFYAVASSVMEEGLAARFPDFKTYRVGGIDDPTAYGRISFTAAGFHGMIRSASGTFYIDPFSAQQPELVMVYNRENYVVSFRQRMGVEQHEPIVHDEAIKREAEAAIYKEAPAFSGTELRTYRLAMAATAQYTTFHSQPNRCATPDDPIACAMAAIVVAMNRVNGLYETEVSSNMVLIDNNEILISTNPSDYANNNGFTMLGQNQARIDNLIGPANYDIGHVFSTGGGGVAALGSVCVNGQKARGVTGLPQPINDPFYIDFVAHEIGHQYNALHTFNGTAGSCGSNRTAGGAYEPGSGSTIMGYAGICGAHNLQFTTDPYFHLFSIIQMSNFAHSGTGSNCGETTPTGNEPPVVEGGLTGLTMPVSTPFILEGSGVDPQGNELVFTWEQFDLGPAGAPTQPVGNAPLFRSFPGNEEPVRMFPRLQNVLSGNPSIGEFLPNYNRNMRFRLSARDNFQGGGGVGFAEVQFAVTEAAGPFIVPVPAQGTNWRAGTVSLVAWDVANTNADPINAETVSIYFSTDGGENFDTILAENVPNNGAAFVTVPDGLNTSDARIKVKADNHIFFNVSRPDFSVSVDAPLPVVQVPDAPIESDASTAEVFEGSFSVSASGGATYNYTVSATFEDLPDGTLPLPAEAISFESPAGFVPSGQSRTINFTVDTSALDEELYAFGVTLTSDPLVGNETVTVILDVRERVTLQRFLSGGEGWRIVSPPVEGATLGETLSNFATQGFPGADEATGEPSVYVMGSTGLVAAPSADYELQAGEALLTYIFGDDLPGFIRGIGFLNRSPFVRPLTNQLIFPIGGAAGSPQQGWNLLGNPYNTAINLGRISEDNLANVSRSFQVWVPSLNGGNGGFIAWNGHDYFPAGVPTGQKFTGQINAFEGFWARARGGNASIVFDQEELTDGSMRSNPFAAYYTFTLTSGDFTSYKVVMFSEDGDAGYDDYDADLLSSVSDEFLYLYSVANNRPRTINSLPLNTADTVVELPMHFDASFAGDLTLSLVNISGEADNFNAFSLVDQVTGETISMGLGDSYTFTFEPEEEAAPAQLNPLPNLPGYNIPSGTTSRFVGQFDLSPPVVNVDEETLDVPTTVELRQNYPNPFNPTTNITFGLPQSGDVRLDVFNVAGQRVATLVNTQMTSGFHTVTFDASRLSSGVYLYRLETNGQVRTEKMTLIK